TGCCGGATGGGCCGACGGAATGCGGAAGAGTGACGCCTCGGGGGGTTCACCGGTCGGGTCGGGCAGGGCCCGTCGGAGGGCCGGGAAGTTTACAAAGCTTTACGCCGAGTATAAAGGGAACTTTACTTAGGGTTCCGGACCGACGATGGCACCGGGGGTCAGACCTTCTGCCCGGTATAAACGAAACTTTACAGGGGTTCCGGACCCATGAAAGGGCAAGGAGTTAGAGCATCGTACTGGGGAACCGGACGTCCGGGGACCCGGGAGATGCGTCGTGAAGTCGCCGAACTCCCGGACGGCCGGATCGCCCCGGACCCCGCTCTTGCGAGCGGGGCTGGGACAGAATGACCCCGCTCTAACGAGCGGGGCTGGGATGAAAATCTTGGCTTGAAAAATCGGCCGTCCCGGAGGGTCGGGAAAGCCGAATCCATACGGGTTTTCACGAGCCGAACGGCTCTGGTAACGAAGTGATGAGCCACGGTCTTGGGCCGACGGGCCGGTCGGGATCATCCTTACATCATCACTCCGTTACTTTGTCACTCCGTCCCTTTGGTAAATGTCCTGGAGGCAGAGGGGCTCGGGGTGGCCGGACCGGAGGGCCCGGATGGCCTCGATGGCGGCCGCCGCCCCGGAAAGGGTCGTGATGCAGGGGACGCCGCACCGCATGGCCGTCTGGCGGACGACGGGCTCGTCGGCGTAAGCGGCCGGCCCCATCGGCGTGTTGATGACGAGCTGGATCTTGCCGTTGATGATGAAGTCGGCGATGTGGGGTCGGCCCTCATGGATTTTACGGACGACCGTCACGGGCAAGCCGGCCGCTTGGAGGGCCTGGGCCGTCCCGGCCGTGGCCATCAGCGTGAAGCCCAGCTCGTGGAGCTGGCGGGCCAGAGGCACGACGGCCGCCTTGTCCCGGTCGTTGACGGTGATTAGGACCTGGCCCCCCGTCGGGAGGCGGACCCCGGCGCCCAGCATGGCCTTGGCAAAAGCGACCCCAAAGGTCTCGCCGATGCCCATGACCTCACCGGTACTCTTCATTTCCGGTCCCAGGCGGGGGTCCTCCTCGGGGAAGCGGTCGAAGGGAAAGACGGGCGCCTTCACGCAGTAGTACCGGGGCCGGCCCTCGCCGGACAGGCCGAGTTCTCGCAGGGTCGCCCCCAGCATGAGGCGGACGGCCGCATCGACGACGGGCACGCCGGTCGCCTTGCTGATGAATGGGACGGTCCGGGACGCCCGGGGGTTGACCTCCAGGACGTATAGTTCGCCGTCCCGGTATGCGAACTGGATGTTCAGGAGGCCCCGCACCTGCAAGGCCCGGGCGATCCGGGCCGTCCAGTCGATCATCATCGTCCGGACGTCGGCCGGGAGCTTCCAGGCGGGCATGACCATGGCGCTGTCGCCGCTGTGGATGCCGGCCTCCTCGATGTGCTGGAGGATCCCGGCGATGTAGACGTCCTCTCCGTCGCTGAGGGCGTCCAGGTCATATTCAAAGGCGTCCTCGATAAAGCGGTCGATGAGGACCGGATACTGGGGCGCGACCCGCAGGGCCGCCTGAAAGAGGGCTTTCATCTGGTCGGCGTGGAACACCTTCGCCATGGCCCGACCGCCGAGGACATACGAGGGCCGAACCAGGACGGGATAGCCGACGGCCTCGGCGACCTCCAGGGCCTCCTCGAGCGTCTGGGCCGTCCCGAAGGGCGGATGGCGGAGACCCAGGTCCTGCATGAGCTCGGCAAAGGACTTGCGGTCCTCGGCCCGATGGATGTCGTCCGGCTGGGTCCCCAGGATGGGGACGCCGGCCTCGGCCAGGGGGCGGGCCAGCCGGAGGGGCGTCTGGCCACCGAGCTGGACGATGACCCCGAGGGGCCGCTCGGTCCGGACGACGTTCAGGACGTGCTCCAGCGTCAGGGGCTCGAAGTACAGGCGGTCGGCCGTGTCATAGTCCGTACTCACCGTCTCGGGATTGCAGTTCACCATGACCGTCTCGTAGCCCATCGACCGGAGGGCAAAGACGGCCCGGACACAGCAGTAGTCGAACTCGATACCCTGGCCGATGCGGTTGGGCCCGCTCCCCAGGATGACGACCTTCGGGCGGTCCGTCGGGAAGGCCTCGCATTCGGACCCATACGTCGAGTACAGGTACGGCGTGACGGCCTCGAACTCGCCGGCGCACGTGTCGATCCGCTTGTAGGTCGGCACGATGCCGAGCTCTTCCAGGCGGGCCCGCAGGGCGGCTTCCGACGTGCCCAGGCAGTCGGCGACCTGGGCGTCGCTGAAGCCCCACTGCTTGGCCCGCCGCAGGAGCTCCGGCGGGACCGTCTCGAGGCGGAACCGCCGGAGGCGGCCCTCCAGCTCGACGATTTCCTCGATCTGGTGGAGGAACCACGGGTGGATGCCCGTCAGGGCCGCCACGTCCTCCGGCTTCATGCCGGCATGAAGGGCATAGAAGATGTAGAAGATGCGGTCCCACGAGGGATACCGGAGCTTGGCGATGACGGCGCTCCGGTCAAAGGGCTGTTGGTAGAGCTGGCGGAGGACGTCATAGTCGATCTCTAAAGACTGCAGGGCCTTCATCAGGGCTTCCTTGAAGGTTCGCCCGATGGCCATGACCTCGCCGACGGACTTCATCGACGTCCCGATCGTCGCCCGGGCGCTGGGGAATTTCTCGAAGGCCCAGCGAGGGATTTTGACGACCACATAGTCGAGGGCCGGCTCGAAGCAAGCGACCGTCTTGCCGGTGATGTCGTTGCGGAGCTCGTCCAGCGTGTATCCGATGGCCAGCTTGGCGGCGATCTTGGCGATGGGGAAGCCCGTCGCCTTCGAGGCGAGGGCCGACGAGCGACTGACCCGGGGGTTCATCTCGATGACGGCCATCCGGCCCGTCTCGGGGTCGAGGGCGAACTGGACGTTGGACCCGCCCGTCTCGACGCCGACGGTCCGGATGACCTGGAGGGCCCAGTCCCGCATCTTCTGGTAGTCCACGTCCGAAAGCGTCTGGGCGGGGGCGACGGTGATGCTGTCGCCGGTGTGGATGCCCATCGGGTCGAAGTTCTCGATGGAGCAGACGATGATCGCCTGGTCGGCGGCGTCCCGCATGACCTCCATCTCGAATTCCTGCCAACCCTCGAGATATTCCTCGATCAGGACCTCGTGGACGGGGCTGATCTGGAGGGCCCGCTCGAGGGCTTCCGGGAGCTCGGCCCGGTTATACACGATGGCGCTTCCGGTCCCGCCCAACGTGTAGGAAGGCCGCAGGACCAGCGGAAAGTCCATGTCGGCGGCGGCCTGGACGCCCTCCTGGACGGTAGCGACGTAGGCGCTCTTGGGCACGTCCAGGCCGGCTCGGACCATGGCCTCTTTGAAGCGGAGGCGGTTTTCGGCCAGCTCGATGGCCTCGGGGCGGGCCCCGATCATCTCGATGCCCAGCTCCTGGAGGATGCCCGCCCGCCACAGGGCCATCCCCAGGTTCAGGCCCGTCTGACCGCCCAGCGTGGGAAGCAAGGCGTCGGGTCGTTCCCGCCGGAGGACCCGCTCGGCCGTCTCCAAGACGAGGGGCTCGATGTACGTCCGGTGGGCCATCTCGGGGTCCGTCATGATCGTGGCCGGATTCGAATTGATGAGGACGACCTCGAGGCCTTCCTCCCGAAGGGCCTTGCAGGCCTGCGTGCCGGCATAGTCAAACTCACAGGCCTGCCCGATGACGATAGGGCCGGACCCGATGATGGCGATCTTCTTGATGTCTTGGCGTTTCGGCATGGGCGGACTTCCCTCCCGGTGAATCAATGGTCGGGAGATGAGGGGTCGTAAGTGGGCAGATAGGCCATTTTCATCCAAGCCCCGCTCGCTCAAGCGGGGTCCTTTCATCCCGGCTCCACTCGCCCGAGCGGGGTCCGGGACGTCCGGGCATTCGACAATGCATTTGCCTGCCTGCCTATGAGGTCCCCCGGATGGTCTGGCGGGTCCGTTCCGACTCGGCCACGATGAGGTCGGCCAAGTACTTGATGGCCTCGGCCATTTCCCGGCGGGCTTCGGCGACCTCTCGCCGGACCTCGGCGACTTCTTGACGAAGAGCCTCCTGCCCCCGTTCGATGCGGTCCAGGATCTCGAGCGCCCTTCGCTGAAGCTCCAGGACCATCTGCTGAAGCTCCATCGACCTCTGCTGGAACTCGGCCGTCCCCTGCCGGAATTCCCGGATCAGCTCCCGTACGGCCCCCATCTCGGCCCGGATCGTCCGGTTGTTGAGGATGCCGTAAACGGTCAGGAACACCCCTAAGATGGTCGCCATCGTGCCCGTCATGGCCAGGACTTCCCAAAAGCTCATGGCATCCTCGCTCGGAAACTCTACGGAGTTTCCCGGATGGTCTGGCGGGTCCGTTCCGACTCGGCCACGATGAGGTCGGCCAAGTACTTGATGGCCTGCGCCATCTCCCGGCGAAGTTCCTCCTGCCCCCGCTCGATGCGGTCCAGGATCTTCATCGCTTCCCGTCGGGCCTCGGCCATCTCCTGCCGGACCTCGGCGACTTCTTGACGAAGGGCTTCCTGACCCCGTTCGATGCGGTCCAGGATCTCGAGCGCCCTTCGCTGAAGCTCCAGGACCATCTGCTGGAGCTCCATCGACCTCTGCTGGAACTCGGCCGTCCCCTGCCGGAATTCCCGGATCAGCTCCCGTACGGCCCCCATCTCGGCCCGGATCGTCCGGTTGTTGAGGATGCCGTAAACGGTCAGAAACACCCCTAAGACGGTCGCCATCGTGCCCGTCATGGCCAGGACTTCCCAGAAGCTCATGCGACACCCCTTCTCCCCGGACTCGGGGAACGTACCTTTCCCCTTCAAGGCGCACGGGCTTGAAGACGCCTCGTCCCCGCCGACTATCCCGTCTCGGCCGAACCTGTCCCGATCAGCCCCAGCTTCTCCCGAAGCTGGGCCTCCAGCTTTTGAGCCACTTCGGGATTTTCCTTCAAGAACTGCTTGGCGGCCTCCCGACCCTGACCGAGCCTGACGTCTCCGAAGGAAAACCAGGCACCCGACCGGACGACGAGCTTGTGCTCCAGACCCAGGTCGATGAGGTCGCCCTCTCGAGAGAAGCCCTCACCGAACATAAGGTCCACGTCCGCCTGCTTGAAGGGCGGGGACAGCTTGTTCTTGACGACCCGAATCCGGGTCCGAGCCCCGACGTTTTCCTCGCCCTGCTTGATGGAGGCGACCTTCCGGATGTCGATCCGGAGGGAGGCGTAGAACTTGAGGGCCCGGCCGCCGGGCGTCGTCTCCGTCACGCCGTAAGTCATCGGGCCGATCTTTTCCCGAATCTGGTTGATGAAGACCAGGCAGGTCTGGGAGCGGTTGACGATGCTCGTCAGCTTGCGGAGGGCCTGGGACATCAGGCGGGCCTGCAGGCCGACGTGCTGGTCGCCCATCTCGCCCTCGAGCTCGGCCTTTGGCACGAGGGCCGCCACCGAGTCGATGACGACGATGTCCACGCCGCCGCTCCGGATCAGCGTCTCGGCGATCTCCAAGGCCTGCTCCCCGTAGTCCGGTTGGGAAATGATCAGGTCGTCGACCCGAACGCCCAGCTTCGCCGCGTACTCCGGGTCGAGGGCATGTTCGGCGTCGATGAAGACGGCCATGCCGCCGTCCTTCTGGGCCTGGGCGATCATGTGCAGGGCCAGGGTCGTCTTGCCGGACATTTCCGGGCCAAAGATCTCGACGATCCGACCCCGGGGGAATCCGCCGATGCCCAGGGCGGCGTCCAGGCTCAGGATGCCGGTCGGGATGACCTGGACCCGAGCGACGGCCTCTTTCTGGCCGAGGCGCATGATGACGCCCTTGCCGAACTGACGCTCCAGCTGGAGCATGGCCGCTTCGATCATCCGCCGCTTTTCCTCCTGCACGGGCAGGACCGACTCTTCCCGCTTGACGGCCATAGGTCCATCCTCCTCGATGGGATTCTAAAGCCCGGGCTCCCCATCGGCCAGGGGGCTTGGACTGAAAGGCGGGCCCTTCCGGGAGCGACCCGTCCGCAGACCGGCCCGACCCGCCTCACGAAGGGCGGGTACCGCTTTCGGATTTCGGGATGCGGCACAAGGGACGGGCCACCCGCCGCCTTCGCAAGGGGCCCTCCGTCGGAAAAAGGCGCCGTTTAGACCGGGCTCCCCAACCCATGCGGCTCCGTGAAAGACCCGGGCGGCGAAAGTAAAATATAGGCGAAATTCGGACCCCTGGCCAGTCCTTCCGGCGTCCGCGGTCCATTATCCCGCGCTCCCCATCCTGCATCCCGGGGACGGGGCCCTTTTGCCCCGGCCTATCGGCCTCTCTCACCCCTTCTCGGCCGACGCCTCGGAGTCGACGACGGCCCGGTCGACCAGCATGACGGGGATGTCGTCCTCGATGGGGTACTTGCGGCCGCACTGACTACACTTCAGCCACTGGCCGTCCGGCGTCAGGTAAACGGGCGTCTTGCACAGGGGACAGGCCAGGATTTCCAGAAGTTCCGGTGCCAGGGCCATTTCGTACCTCCGTGATGACCCGACGGCGTGGCAGGCCGTCGTCTCGGGCAGATGGGCAGGTCGGCGGGAAAGACCCTACACTCGCGGCGTTTCTAAGGCGTCCCCTTCTTTTCCGCCGCCGGGCCGAGGAGGGCCTTCAGGTCGGGCTGGTCCGGATTCGCCGCCAGGGCATCCTGGAGTAAAGGACGGGCCCGGTCCCTCTGGCCAGCCGTCCAGTAGCAAAGGCCGAGGGCTCGCAGGAGGCGCCAGTGCCGCTGGCCGGCCTGGAGGAGTCGCTCCATCTCGGGAAGAGTCGTCTCGCACCCGTTCAGTGCCTGTCGGGCCAGGACCTGGAAGAGCCGCCGCTGGGCGTTCTCGGACGGCAGGACCTGCAGGAGGTTCAGGGCCTCGCCGGGCCGCTTCGTGGCCAGATAAAATTCGGCCAGCCGGAGGGCGGCGGGTTCAAAATCCGGTTTTCGCTGATGGGCTCGCCGGAGCCAGGCCTCGGCCTCCGACGTCCGATTCTGGGCCCAGGCCTGTTCGCCGGCCGCCAGGTCCCAGGCGAAGAGGTTGGTCCGGCGGAGGGAACGGGTGTAGGCCTGGGGGTGGGGGACGGCGCCCAGGGGCGTGACCGAGAAGGGCAGGGTCCACGTCCCGACGGTCGTCGAACCCTTCTGGAGGGACACGACGACCTGGTAGCGGCCCGGCGGAAGGTCCTTCAAGCCGACCGGGACCAGCCATTCGTAGGTATCCACCCGGGCCGTCGGGGTCAGCGAAGCCGGTCGGCTCGACCGCGGCACGGGCTTCTGGCCCGGCTCGGCGGACTGGACTTCGACCTGGAGGCGGACGTCGGCGGGCTCCGGCGTGTACACGCGGCCGCCGACGTACAGGGTCTCGGCGGCCGTGAACTGCTGTTTCAAGTCGACGGCGAATCGATACAGTCCTGTCTGGAAGGGGCTCAAGAGGGCGGGGTCAGCCGGTTCTGTACGGTATCCCAGGATGGGCGGGTCGGCGTACGTCTGGCCGGGCGGCACGGCCGGGACCGACAGGCGGTCCTCCCAGAAAGAGAATTCCCGGCCGAGGGGATTCTTCAGGAGGACGCGCACGCGGTAGGAACCCGGGATGAGGGGAACGGCATCCGCCAGGAGGACGCCGCTGGCCCGGACCCGCCGGAGTTCGGCCTCGTCCTTGAAGTCCAATCGGAAGCGCTTCTGAAATTGATAGACCCGCCGGCCCGTGCTTTCGTCGTCGATGGACCCGACCGTCTCGAAGATCGAGTAGATGCCGGTGTCGGTCTCGGCGACCGAGATCGTCTCCGGCTGGAAGGCGTAGGCCCACACGTGGTACCCCAGGTCCGGCCACCACTGGAGGGTATAGGCAAAGCGGGCCGAGATGAACCGGTTGGCCTCCTCGATGTCGATCATGCCGGCGTAGCGCTCGAAGTCCCGGGCATAGGAATCGTCGAAGCTGGCCCGAGGGGACTCGAGGATGCGGGCGATGAGGAGGTCGGCCTCCGGGGACGGCGTGAAGCCCATCGGGATATCGCCCGGGATCGGGGAGAGGACGACCTGGGCCAGGGTCGGATGGATCGCCTGAAGCTTGTCGTAGAGGGCCTCATAGTTAAAGGGGTCTAAGCCCTCCGGGCGGATGAACAAACTATAAGGGCCGTCGCCGGACGGGCTGTACAGCTTGTAGTCCCCGACCCCATGCGGTTTGTAGAAGACCATGGCAAAGTGGGCCGGCAGGCCGGGCCGGCCTTCGCCGTAGTAGTACCAGACTTCGGTCGGATAGACGTCCAGGTCCATGTCGAAGCGCTCGGTGCTCTTCGGCGGCCCAAGGACCATGTAGACCCGCCCGCGGTCGGTCTTCCAGCCGGGCACGCCGCCGAAGCGGAATCGCTGGTTGACGTAAGCGAAACGGCGTTCCATCTCGTCCCGGTACTCGTTTTCGGGCGTCCCCGGCGTCGGGTCCCGCATCTTCCAGAACAGTTCGATGAAGCGGTCCCGCTGTTCGTCGGTCGAAAGCTTCTGGAAGACTTCCCGCTCCTTGGGCGTCATGATCCAGTAGGTCACTTCCAGGAAGTGCTGGTACTTTTCTTTCAGGGCCGCCGTCGGAGGGCTTCCTTGAGAAAAGGCCAGACCGACGCCCAGGCCCATACTGAGCAAGACAAATCGCACGGGCCTGCGGATCCTCTTCA
This genomic window from bacterium HR11 contains:
- the carB gene encoding Carbamoyl-phosphate synthase large chain, which encodes MKGPRLSERGLDENGLSAHLRPLISRPLIHREGSPPMPKRQDIKKIAIIGSGPIVIGQACEFDYAGTQACKALREEGLEVVLINSNPATIMTDPEMAHRTYIEPLVLETAERVLRRERPDALLPTLGGQTGLNLGMALWRAGILQELGIEMIGARPEAIELAENRLRFKEAMVRAGLDVPKSAYVATVQEGVQAAADMDFPLVLRPSYTLGGTGSAIVYNRAELPEALERALQISPVHEVLIEEYLEGWQEFEMEVMRDAADQAIIVCSIENFDPMGIHTGDSITVAPAQTLSDVDYQKMRDWALQVIRTVGVETGGSNVQFALDPETGRMAVIEMNPRVSRSSALASKATGFPIAKIAAKLAIGYTLDELRNDITGKTVACFEPALDYVVVKIPRWAFEKFPSARATIGTSMKSVGEVMAIGRTFKEALMKALQSLEIDYDVLRQLYQQPFDRSAVIAKLRYPSWDRIFYIFYALHAGMKPEDVAALTGIHPWFLHQIEEIVELEGRLRRFRLETVPPELLRRAKQWGFSDAQVADCLGTSEAALRARLEELGIVPTYKRIDTCAGEFEAVTPYLYSTYGSECEAFPTDRPKVVILGSGPNRIGQGIEFDYCCVRAVFALRSMGYETVMVNCNPETVSTDYDTADRLYFEPLTLEHVLNVVRTERPLGVIVQLGGQTPLRLARPLAEAGVPILGTQPDDIHRAEDRKSFAELMQDLGLRHPPFGTAQTLEEALEVAEAVGYPVLVRPSYVLGGRAMAKVFHADQMKALFQAALRVAPQYPVLIDRFIEDAFEYDLDALSDGEDVYIAGILQHIEEAGIHSGDSAMVMPAWKLPADVRTMMIDWTARIARALQVRGLLNIQFAYRDGELYVLEVNPRASRTVPFISKATGVPVVDAAVRLMLGATLRELGLSGEGRPRYYCVKAPVFPFDRFPEEDPRLGPEMKSTGEVMGIGETFGVAFAKAMLGAGVRLPTGGQVLITVNDRDKAAVVPLARQLHELGFTLMATAGTAQALQAAGLPVTVVRKIHEGRPHIADFIINGKIQLVINTPMGPAAYADEPVVRQTAMRCGVPCITTLSGAAAAIEAIRALRSGHPEPLCLQDIYQRDGVTK
- the bepA_12 gene encoding Beta-barrel assembly-enhancing protease, which encodes MKRIRRPVRFVLLSMGLGVGLAFSQGSPPTAALKEKYQHFLEVTYWIMTPKEREVFQKLSTDEQRDRFIELFWKMRDPTPGTPENEYRDEMERRFAYVNQRFRFGGVPGWKTDRGRVYMVLGPPKSTERFDMDLDVYPTEVWYYYGEGRPGLPAHFAMVFYKPHGVGDYKLYSPSGDGPYSLFIRPEGLDPFNYEALYDKLQAIHPTLAQVVLSPIPGDIPMGFTPSPEADLLIARILESPRASFDDSYARDFERYAGMIDIEEANRFISARFAYTLQWWPDLGYHVWAYAFQPETISVAETDTGIYSIFETVGSIDDESTGRRVYQFQKRFRLDFKDEAELRRVRASGVLLADAVPLIPGSYRVRVLLKNPLGREFSFWEDRLSVPAVPPGQTYADPPILGYRTEPADPALLSPFQTGLYRFAVDLKQQFTAAETLYVGGRVYTPEPADVRLQVEVQSAEPGQKPVPRSSRPASLTPTARVDTYEWLVPVGLKDLPPGRYQVVVSLQKGSTTVGTWTLPFSVTPLGAVPHPQAYTRSLRRTNLFAWDLAAGEQAWAQNRTSEAEAWLRRAHQRKPDFEPAALRLAEFYLATKRPGEALNLLQVLPSENAQRRLFQVLARQALNGCETTLPEMERLLQAGQRHWRLLRALGLCYWTAGQRDRARPLLQDALAANPDQPDLKALLGPAAEKKGTP
- the recA gene encoding Protein RecA, whose translation is MAVKREESVLPVQEEKRRMIEAAMLQLERQFGKGVIMRLGQKEAVARVQVIPTGILSLDAALGIGGFPRGRIVEIFGPEMSGKTTLALHMIAQAQKDGGMAVFIDAEHALDPEYAAKLGVRVDDLIISQPDYGEQALEIAETLIRSGGVDIVVIDSVAALVPKAELEGEMGDQHVGLQARLMSQALRKLTSIVNRSQTCLVFINQIREKIGPMTYGVTETTPGGRALKFYASLRIDIRKVASIKQGEENVGARTRIRVVKNKLSPPFKQADVDLMFGEGFSREGDLIDLGLEHKLVVRSGAWFSFGDVRLGQGREAAKQFLKENPEVAQKLEAQLREKLGLIGTGSAETG